In the genome of Populus alba chromosome 11, ASM523922v2, whole genome shotgun sequence, one region contains:
- the LOC118035338 gene encoding dihydrolipoyllysine-residue succinyltransferase component of 2-oxoglutarate dehydrogenase complex 2, mitochondrial, with protein MLGVIRRRVASGGSSSSSSSILKRSLQTIRPVSSSTSRVSEEILINPRGFEHVRQFSCLAPLRGRAISSRTMREGVSNMELTASKLILSRPFSSDSGDLIDAVVPFMGESITDGTLAKFLKNPGDRVAVDEPIAQIETDKVTIDVASPEAGVIKEHIAKEGDTVEPGTKIAVISKSGEGVAHAAPSENTSKKAAPKQSAPEMKDEEKIKPKVEASPVPVKPKTPAPPPPKHSATEPQLPPKEKERRVPMTRLRKRVATRLKDSQNTFAMLTTFNEVDMTNLMKLRSEYKDAFVEKHGVKLGLMSGFIKAAVSGLQNQPIINAVIDGDDIIYRDYIDISIAVGTPKGLVVPVIRNAEKMNFAEIEKEINTLAKKANDGTISIDEMAGGSFTISNGGVYGSLLSTPIINPPQSAILGMHSIVSRPMVVGGNVVPRPMMYIALTYDHRLIDGREAVFFLRRIKDVVEDPRRLLLDV; from the exons ATGCTTGGTGTTATAAGACGAAGAGTCGCTAGTGGAGGctcgtcttcttcttcatcttcg ATCTTGAAGCGGTCATTGCAAACTATTCGACCTGTGTCTTCGTCTACCTCCAGAGTCTCCGAGGAG ATTTTAATTAATCCCAGAGGATTTGAGCATGTTCGGCAATTCAGTTGCCTCGCTCCTCTACGAG GTAGGGCAATCAGTTCAAGAACCATGAG AGAAGGTGTTTCCAACATGGAGCTCACAGCTAGCAAGCTAATCTTGAGCAGGCCATTTTCTTCAGACAGTG GGGATTTGATTGATGCCGTTGTTCCTTTTATGGGTGAATCCATCACTGATGGCACTCTGGCAAAATTCTTAAAGA ATCCTGGTGATAGAGTAGCAGTTGATGAGCCAATTGCTCAAATTGAGACAGATAAG GTGACAATTGATGTTGCTAGTCCAGAAGCAGGTGTGATAAAAGAG CATATAGCCAAGGAAGGGGATACTGTAGAACCGGGTACCAAGATTGCTGTTATTTCAAAGTCCGGTGAAGGTGTAGCTCATGCTGCTCCCTCTGAGAATACATCAAAGAAAGCTGCTCCTAAGCAATCTGCTCCTGAAATGAAGGATGAAGAAAAGATAAAGCCTAAGGTTGAAGCTAGTCCTGTCCCAGTAAAGCCTAAAACTCCAGCACCACCACCTCCTAAACACTCTGCTACAGAACCCCAGCTTCCTcccaaggaaaaggaaagaaga GTTCCTATGACAAGGCTTCGAAAAAGGGTTGCAACCCGATTGAAGGACTCTCAGAACACGTTTGCTATGTTGACAACATTCAATGAAGTTGATAT GACTAATTTGATGAAGCTTCGCTCTGAATACAAAGATGCTTTTGTTGAGAAACATGGAGTGAAATTGGGCCTTATGTCAGGATTTATAAAG GCTGCTGTCAGCGGTCTCCAGAATCAGCCTATTATAAATGCTGTTATTGATGGGGATGATATCATATACAGAGACTATATAGACATTAGCATAGCTGTCGGCACTCCAAAG GGCCTTGTGGTTCCAGTTATCCGTAATGCTGAAAAGATGAACTTTGCTGAGATAGAGAAGGAAATCAACACTCTTGCAAAGAAGGCAAATGATGGAACTATTTCAATTGATGAAATGGCTGGAGGTTCATTTACAATATCCAATGGAGGTGTTTATGGAAGCCTTTTGAGTACACCCATTATCAACCCCCCTCAG TCGGCTATTTTGGGCATGCACTCGATTGTGAGTCGCCCAATGGTTGTTGGAGGCAACGTTGTTCCGAGGCCAATGATGTACATTGCTCTGACATACGACCATAGGCTAATTGATGGTAGAGAGGCTGTTTTTTTCTTGCGTCGAATCAAAGATGTTGTGGAGGATCCTCGCAGGCTGCTTCTGGATGTATAA
- the LOC118035349 gene encoding uncharacterized protein isoform X1: MESPSFVSKARTAIHSAAAKAEQVFTDIKSDFKSDREGPDSDKISPKESIKESGDKSAPRNDSESKNKNEGKQQHMRWRRGKIGTKLDWQDRFKSTIRLGGKREPDNNNKAENSTMALPFYDENLYLLNMKNAEEAKGSHVSSIVERLNATNPDTIPPISALKQLAVAVDSGKKFNSVKDILASSGASSPIMERASLSLAAVKSLVLRDKEDKLTSEFGNDEKLVSLIKSLFDAEGKFLSRNMSLVLEPPLLPRDIHGAPPEGFLTKLSEVIGSFTTLRKMALFWCKIVSEIRRLWSEELYIPGIPLDEIPDLNSCRLYQQLQVVNSCVSRKKWRTLATQSIESVMRHAGSCSEESADLQGTVTSHHILYARISTGELVLRLGADKPADNLTMLETGEPVYSPITQEGPLLTEDLIKETEEFVLRTGSVGAGCSQLLSDMQAFKAANPGCILEDFVRWHSPPDWTEGEPSDEAQEYVDQVDSSSTRGQLSSRMQKEGNLWRELWETAKPVPAVKQAPLFDVDLAVEGILNDLEDIPPVELFEQLFISLLGLGFVMAEAKLSCNNDLLKIFLECKDYVVVTCQGKIWSDKMDDLCQVYETVETMLLNPEEVLKAARQMEETNTVGEPRRRLKMLGLSFGSKERNSRNPSKDEKNSEENSSRQPFSTFFDGTSSLFLKKPPRPESVSFGDKAAYQDENENDWTIV, from the exons ATGGAGTCGCCTTCTTTTGTATCCAAAGCAAGGACCGCCATCCATTCCGCTGCTGCTAAAGCGGAGCAAGTTTTCACTGACATTAAATCAGACTTTAAATCCGATCGAGAAGGGCCAG ACTCAGATAAGATATCGCCAAAGGAATCGATAAAAGAATCGGGTGACAAGTCGGCTCCGCGCAATGACAGCGAGTCAAAG AATAAGAATGAAGGGAAGCAGCAACATATGAGGTGGAGACGTGGAAAAATAGGGACAAAGCTGGATTGGCAAGATAGATTCAAGAGTACTATCAGATTAGGAGGGAAAAGAGAAcctgacaacaacaacaaagctGAAAACTCAACCATGGCTCTTCCATTTTACGATGAAAATCTCTACTTACTCAACATGAAAAACGCCGAGGAGGCCAAG GGCTCACATGTTTCATCCATAGTAGAAAGATTAAATGCCACCAACCCAGATACAATTCCTCCAATATCTGCCTTGAAGCAATTGGCTGTAGCTGTGGA TTCTGGAAAAAAGTTTAACTCAGTGAAAGACATTTTGGCATCATCTGGAGCTTCCTCGCCAATTATGGAGAGGGCAAGCTTAAGCCTTGCTGCAGTTAAGTCTTTAGTGCTTCGAGACAAGGAGGATAAACTTACATCTGAGTTTGGTAATGATGAGAAGCTGGTATCCCTGATAAAATCATTGTTTGATGCAG AGGGAAAATTTCTCAGCCGGAACATGAGCCTGGTTTTGGAACCACCATTATTGCCCAGAGATATTCATGGTGCTCCACCTGAGGGCTTTCTTACTAAACTATCTGAAGTAATTGGAAGTTTTACAACCCTGCGAAAAATGGCATTGTTCTGGTGCAAAATTGTTTCTGAG ATAAGAAGACTTTGGTCTGAAGAGCTGTATATACCTGGCATCCCTCTAGATGAGATTCCAGATTTAAATTCCTGTCGTTTGTACCAGCAACTTCAGGTTGTGAATTCTTGTGTTTCTAGAAAAAAGTGGCGCACTCTGGCCACTCAATCAATAGAATCAGTAATGAGGCATGCTGGTTCATGTTCTGAAGAATCAGCTGATCTTCAGGGCACAGTCACCTCACACCATATCTTATATGCTAGAATAAGCACTGGAGAACTTGTTCTTCGATTGGGAGCTGATAAACCTGCTGATAATTTAACCATGTTGGAAACCGGAGAACCTGTATACTCGCCGATCACCCAG GAAGGACCTTTGCTAACTGAAGATCTtatcaaagaaacagaggagtTTGTGCTGCGAACTGGAAG TGTTGGCGCTGGGTGTTCTCAACTCCTCTCTGACATGCAGGCCTTCAAG GCTGCAAATCCCGGTTGTATCTTAGAAGATTTTGTCAGATGGCACTCTCCCCCTGACTGGACAGAAGGTGAGCCAAGTGATGAGGCTCAAGAGTATGTTGATCAAGTTGATTCATCTTCTACAAGAGGTCAACTAAGCAGCCGAATGCAAAAGGAAG GTAACTTGTGGCGTGAACTGTGGGAAACAGCCAAACCTGTACCAGCTGTTAAACAGGCTCCCCTCTTTGATGTGGATTTGGCTGT GGAGGGTATTCTGAATGACTTAGAAGACATCCCACCTGTTGAGCTTTTTGAACAATTGTTTATTTCTTTG CTTGGTTTGGGATTTGTAATGGCCGAGGCTAAACTCTCCTGTAACAATGATTTGTTAAAGATATTTTTGGAATGCAAAGACTATGTTGTTGTCACTTGTCAAGGAAAAATCTGGAGTGATAAAATGGATGATCTCTGCCAG GTGTACGAAACAGTAGAGACAATGTTATTGAACCCAGAAGAAGTCTTAAAGGCAGCAAGGCAGATGGAAGAAACCAATACTGTGGGTGAACCAAGACGTAGGTTGAAGATGCTTGGCCTGAGCTTTGGAAGCAAGGAAAGAAACTCGAGAAACCCATCAAAAGATGAGAAGAACTCAGAGGAAAATTCATCTCGCCAACCATTCTCTACCTTCTTTGATGGCACGtcttctttattcttgaaaAAGCCTCCAAGGCCTGAAAGTGTGTCCTTTGGCGACAAAGCTGCATACCAAGATGAAAACGAAAATGATTGGACAATTGTTTAA
- the LOC118035349 gene encoding uncharacterized protein isoform X3: protein MMQNKNEGKQQHMRWRRGKIGTKLDWQDRFKSTIRLGGKREPDNNNKAENSTMALPFYDENLYLLNMKNAEEAKGSHVSSIVERLNATNPDTIPPISALKQLAVAVDSGKKFNSVKDILASSGASSPIMERASLSLAAVKSLVLRDKEDKLTSEFGNDEKLVSLIKSLFDAEGKFLSRNMSLVLEPPLLPRDIHGAPPEGFLTKLSEVIGSFTTLRKMALFWCKIVSEIRRLWSEELYIPGIPLDEIPDLNSCRLYQQLQVVNSCVSRKKWRTLATQSIESVMRHAGSCSEESADLQGTVTSHHILYARISTGELVLRLGADKPADNLTMLETGEPVYSPITQEGPLLTEDLIKETEEFVLRTGSVGAGCSQLLSDMQAFKAANPGCILEDFVRWHSPPDWTEGEPSDEAQEYVDQVDSSSTRGQLSSRMQKEGNLWRELWETAKPVPAVKQAPLFDVDLAVEGILNDLEDIPPVELFEQLFISLLGLGFVMAEAKLSCNNDLLKIFLECKDYVVVTCQGKIWSDKMDDLCQVYETVETMLLNPEEVLKAARQMEETNTVGEPRRRLKMLGLSFGSKERNSRNPSKDEKNSEENSSRQPFSTFFDGTSSLFLKKPPRPESVSFGDKAAYQDENENDWTIV from the exons ATGATGCAGAATAAGAATGAAGGGAAGCAGCAACATATGAGGTGGAGACGTGGAAAAATAGGGACAAAGCTGGATTGGCAAGATAGATTCAAGAGTACTATCAGATTAGGAGGGAAAAGAGAAcctgacaacaacaacaaagctGAAAACTCAACCATGGCTCTTCCATTTTACGATGAAAATCTCTACTTACTCAACATGAAAAACGCCGAGGAGGCCAAG GGCTCACATGTTTCATCCATAGTAGAAAGATTAAATGCCACCAACCCAGATACAATTCCTCCAATATCTGCCTTGAAGCAATTGGCTGTAGCTGTGGA TTCTGGAAAAAAGTTTAACTCAGTGAAAGACATTTTGGCATCATCTGGAGCTTCCTCGCCAATTATGGAGAGGGCAAGCTTAAGCCTTGCTGCAGTTAAGTCTTTAGTGCTTCGAGACAAGGAGGATAAACTTACATCTGAGTTTGGTAATGATGAGAAGCTGGTATCCCTGATAAAATCATTGTTTGATGCAG AGGGAAAATTTCTCAGCCGGAACATGAGCCTGGTTTTGGAACCACCATTATTGCCCAGAGATATTCATGGTGCTCCACCTGAGGGCTTTCTTACTAAACTATCTGAAGTAATTGGAAGTTTTACAACCCTGCGAAAAATGGCATTGTTCTGGTGCAAAATTGTTTCTGAG ATAAGAAGACTTTGGTCTGAAGAGCTGTATATACCTGGCATCCCTCTAGATGAGATTCCAGATTTAAATTCCTGTCGTTTGTACCAGCAACTTCAGGTTGTGAATTCTTGTGTTTCTAGAAAAAAGTGGCGCACTCTGGCCACTCAATCAATAGAATCAGTAATGAGGCATGCTGGTTCATGTTCTGAAGAATCAGCTGATCTTCAGGGCACAGTCACCTCACACCATATCTTATATGCTAGAATAAGCACTGGAGAACTTGTTCTTCGATTGGGAGCTGATAAACCTGCTGATAATTTAACCATGTTGGAAACCGGAGAACCTGTATACTCGCCGATCACCCAG GAAGGACCTTTGCTAACTGAAGATCTtatcaaagaaacagaggagtTTGTGCTGCGAACTGGAAG TGTTGGCGCTGGGTGTTCTCAACTCCTCTCTGACATGCAGGCCTTCAAG GCTGCAAATCCCGGTTGTATCTTAGAAGATTTTGTCAGATGGCACTCTCCCCCTGACTGGACAGAAGGTGAGCCAAGTGATGAGGCTCAAGAGTATGTTGATCAAGTTGATTCATCTTCTACAAGAGGTCAACTAAGCAGCCGAATGCAAAAGGAAG GTAACTTGTGGCGTGAACTGTGGGAAACAGCCAAACCTGTACCAGCTGTTAAACAGGCTCCCCTCTTTGATGTGGATTTGGCTGT GGAGGGTATTCTGAATGACTTAGAAGACATCCCACCTGTTGAGCTTTTTGAACAATTGTTTATTTCTTTG CTTGGTTTGGGATTTGTAATGGCCGAGGCTAAACTCTCCTGTAACAATGATTTGTTAAAGATATTTTTGGAATGCAAAGACTATGTTGTTGTCACTTGTCAAGGAAAAATCTGGAGTGATAAAATGGATGATCTCTGCCAG GTGTACGAAACAGTAGAGACAATGTTATTGAACCCAGAAGAAGTCTTAAAGGCAGCAAGGCAGATGGAAGAAACCAATACTGTGGGTGAACCAAGACGTAGGTTGAAGATGCTTGGCCTGAGCTTTGGAAGCAAGGAAAGAAACTCGAGAAACCCATCAAAAGATGAGAAGAACTCAGAGGAAAATTCATCTCGCCAACCATTCTCTACCTTCTTTGATGGCACGtcttctttattcttgaaaAAGCCTCCAAGGCCTGAAAGTGTGTCCTTTGGCGACAAAGCTGCATACCAAGATGAAAACGAAAATGATTGGACAATTGTTTAA
- the LOC118035349 gene encoding uncharacterized protein isoform X2 translates to MESPSFVSKARTAIHSAAAKAEQVFTDIKSDFKSDREGPDKISPKESIKESGDKSAPRNDSESKNKNEGKQQHMRWRRGKIGTKLDWQDRFKSTIRLGGKREPDNNNKAENSTMALPFYDENLYLLNMKNAEEAKGSHVSSIVERLNATNPDTIPPISALKQLAVAVDSGKKFNSVKDILASSGASSPIMERASLSLAAVKSLVLRDKEDKLTSEFGNDEKLVSLIKSLFDAEGKFLSRNMSLVLEPPLLPRDIHGAPPEGFLTKLSEVIGSFTTLRKMALFWCKIVSEIRRLWSEELYIPGIPLDEIPDLNSCRLYQQLQVVNSCVSRKKWRTLATQSIESVMRHAGSCSEESADLQGTVTSHHILYARISTGELVLRLGADKPADNLTMLETGEPVYSPITQEGPLLTEDLIKETEEFVLRTGSVGAGCSQLLSDMQAFKAANPGCILEDFVRWHSPPDWTEGEPSDEAQEYVDQVDSSSTRGQLSSRMQKEGNLWRELWETAKPVPAVKQAPLFDVDLAVEGILNDLEDIPPVELFEQLFISLLGLGFVMAEAKLSCNNDLLKIFLECKDYVVVTCQGKIWSDKMDDLCQVYETVETMLLNPEEVLKAARQMEETNTVGEPRRRLKMLGLSFGSKERNSRNPSKDEKNSEENSSRQPFSTFFDGTSSLFLKKPPRPESVSFGDKAAYQDENENDWTIV, encoded by the exons ATGGAGTCGCCTTCTTTTGTATCCAAAGCAAGGACCGCCATCCATTCCGCTGCTGCTAAAGCGGAGCAAGTTTTCACTGACATTAAATCAGACTTTAAATCCGATCGAGAAGGGCCAG ATAAGATATCGCCAAAGGAATCGATAAAAGAATCGGGTGACAAGTCGGCTCCGCGCAATGACAGCGAGTCAAAG AATAAGAATGAAGGGAAGCAGCAACATATGAGGTGGAGACGTGGAAAAATAGGGACAAAGCTGGATTGGCAAGATAGATTCAAGAGTACTATCAGATTAGGAGGGAAAAGAGAAcctgacaacaacaacaaagctGAAAACTCAACCATGGCTCTTCCATTTTACGATGAAAATCTCTACTTACTCAACATGAAAAACGCCGAGGAGGCCAAG GGCTCACATGTTTCATCCATAGTAGAAAGATTAAATGCCACCAACCCAGATACAATTCCTCCAATATCTGCCTTGAAGCAATTGGCTGTAGCTGTGGA TTCTGGAAAAAAGTTTAACTCAGTGAAAGACATTTTGGCATCATCTGGAGCTTCCTCGCCAATTATGGAGAGGGCAAGCTTAAGCCTTGCTGCAGTTAAGTCTTTAGTGCTTCGAGACAAGGAGGATAAACTTACATCTGAGTTTGGTAATGATGAGAAGCTGGTATCCCTGATAAAATCATTGTTTGATGCAG AGGGAAAATTTCTCAGCCGGAACATGAGCCTGGTTTTGGAACCACCATTATTGCCCAGAGATATTCATGGTGCTCCACCTGAGGGCTTTCTTACTAAACTATCTGAAGTAATTGGAAGTTTTACAACCCTGCGAAAAATGGCATTGTTCTGGTGCAAAATTGTTTCTGAG ATAAGAAGACTTTGGTCTGAAGAGCTGTATATACCTGGCATCCCTCTAGATGAGATTCCAGATTTAAATTCCTGTCGTTTGTACCAGCAACTTCAGGTTGTGAATTCTTGTGTTTCTAGAAAAAAGTGGCGCACTCTGGCCACTCAATCAATAGAATCAGTAATGAGGCATGCTGGTTCATGTTCTGAAGAATCAGCTGATCTTCAGGGCACAGTCACCTCACACCATATCTTATATGCTAGAATAAGCACTGGAGAACTTGTTCTTCGATTGGGAGCTGATAAACCTGCTGATAATTTAACCATGTTGGAAACCGGAGAACCTGTATACTCGCCGATCACCCAG GAAGGACCTTTGCTAACTGAAGATCTtatcaaagaaacagaggagtTTGTGCTGCGAACTGGAAG TGTTGGCGCTGGGTGTTCTCAACTCCTCTCTGACATGCAGGCCTTCAAG GCTGCAAATCCCGGTTGTATCTTAGAAGATTTTGTCAGATGGCACTCTCCCCCTGACTGGACAGAAGGTGAGCCAAGTGATGAGGCTCAAGAGTATGTTGATCAAGTTGATTCATCTTCTACAAGAGGTCAACTAAGCAGCCGAATGCAAAAGGAAG GTAACTTGTGGCGTGAACTGTGGGAAACAGCCAAACCTGTACCAGCTGTTAAACAGGCTCCCCTCTTTGATGTGGATTTGGCTGT GGAGGGTATTCTGAATGACTTAGAAGACATCCCACCTGTTGAGCTTTTTGAACAATTGTTTATTTCTTTG CTTGGTTTGGGATTTGTAATGGCCGAGGCTAAACTCTCCTGTAACAATGATTTGTTAAAGATATTTTTGGAATGCAAAGACTATGTTGTTGTCACTTGTCAAGGAAAAATCTGGAGTGATAAAATGGATGATCTCTGCCAG GTGTACGAAACAGTAGAGACAATGTTATTGAACCCAGAAGAAGTCTTAAAGGCAGCAAGGCAGATGGAAGAAACCAATACTGTGGGTGAACCAAGACGTAGGTTGAAGATGCTTGGCCTGAGCTTTGGAAGCAAGGAAAGAAACTCGAGAAACCCATCAAAAGATGAGAAGAACTCAGAGGAAAATTCATCTCGCCAACCATTCTCTACCTTCTTTGATGGCACGtcttctttattcttgaaaAAGCCTCCAAGGCCTGAAAGTGTGTCCTTTGGCGACAAAGCTGCATACCAAGATGAAAACGAAAATGATTGGACAATTGTTTAA
- the LOC118035349 gene encoding uncharacterized protein isoform X4: MESPSFVSKARTAIHSAAAKAEQVFTDIKSDFKSDREGPDSDKISPKESIKESGDKSAPRNDSESKNKNEGKQQHMRWRRGKIGTKLDWQDRFKSTIRLGGKREPDNNNKAENSTMALPFYDENLYLLNMKNAEEAKGSHVSSIVERLNATNPDTIPPISALKQLAVAVDSGKKFNSVKDILASSGASSPIMERASLSLAAVKSLVLRDKEDKLTSEFGNDEKLVSLIKSLFDAEGKFLSRNMSLVLEPPLLPRDIHGAPPEGFLTKLSEVIGSFTTLRKMALFWCKIVSEIRRLWSEELYIPGIPLDEIPDLNSCRLYQQLQVVNSCVSRKKWRTLATQSIESVMRHAGSCSEESADLQGTVTSHHILYARISTGELVLRLGADKPADNLTMLETGEPVYSPITQEGPLLTEDLIKETEEFVLRTGSVGAGCSQLLSDMQAFKAANPGCILEDFVRWHSPPDWTEGEPSDEAQEYVDQVDSSSTRGQLSSRMQKEGNLWRELWETAKPVPAVKQAPLFDVDLAVEGILNDLEDIPPVELFEQLFISLLGLGFVMAEAKLSCNNDLLKIFLECKDYVVVTCQGKIWSDKMDDLCQ; encoded by the exons ATGGAGTCGCCTTCTTTTGTATCCAAAGCAAGGACCGCCATCCATTCCGCTGCTGCTAAAGCGGAGCAAGTTTTCACTGACATTAAATCAGACTTTAAATCCGATCGAGAAGGGCCAG ACTCAGATAAGATATCGCCAAAGGAATCGATAAAAGAATCGGGTGACAAGTCGGCTCCGCGCAATGACAGCGAGTCAAAG AATAAGAATGAAGGGAAGCAGCAACATATGAGGTGGAGACGTGGAAAAATAGGGACAAAGCTGGATTGGCAAGATAGATTCAAGAGTACTATCAGATTAGGAGGGAAAAGAGAAcctgacaacaacaacaaagctGAAAACTCAACCATGGCTCTTCCATTTTACGATGAAAATCTCTACTTACTCAACATGAAAAACGCCGAGGAGGCCAAG GGCTCACATGTTTCATCCATAGTAGAAAGATTAAATGCCACCAACCCAGATACAATTCCTCCAATATCTGCCTTGAAGCAATTGGCTGTAGCTGTGGA TTCTGGAAAAAAGTTTAACTCAGTGAAAGACATTTTGGCATCATCTGGAGCTTCCTCGCCAATTATGGAGAGGGCAAGCTTAAGCCTTGCTGCAGTTAAGTCTTTAGTGCTTCGAGACAAGGAGGATAAACTTACATCTGAGTTTGGTAATGATGAGAAGCTGGTATCCCTGATAAAATCATTGTTTGATGCAG AGGGAAAATTTCTCAGCCGGAACATGAGCCTGGTTTTGGAACCACCATTATTGCCCAGAGATATTCATGGTGCTCCACCTGAGGGCTTTCTTACTAAACTATCTGAAGTAATTGGAAGTTTTACAACCCTGCGAAAAATGGCATTGTTCTGGTGCAAAATTGTTTCTGAG ATAAGAAGACTTTGGTCTGAAGAGCTGTATATACCTGGCATCCCTCTAGATGAGATTCCAGATTTAAATTCCTGTCGTTTGTACCAGCAACTTCAGGTTGTGAATTCTTGTGTTTCTAGAAAAAAGTGGCGCACTCTGGCCACTCAATCAATAGAATCAGTAATGAGGCATGCTGGTTCATGTTCTGAAGAATCAGCTGATCTTCAGGGCACAGTCACCTCACACCATATCTTATATGCTAGAATAAGCACTGGAGAACTTGTTCTTCGATTGGGAGCTGATAAACCTGCTGATAATTTAACCATGTTGGAAACCGGAGAACCTGTATACTCGCCGATCACCCAG GAAGGACCTTTGCTAACTGAAGATCTtatcaaagaaacagaggagtTTGTGCTGCGAACTGGAAG TGTTGGCGCTGGGTGTTCTCAACTCCTCTCTGACATGCAGGCCTTCAAG GCTGCAAATCCCGGTTGTATCTTAGAAGATTTTGTCAGATGGCACTCTCCCCCTGACTGGACAGAAGGTGAGCCAAGTGATGAGGCTCAAGAGTATGTTGATCAAGTTGATTCATCTTCTACAAGAGGTCAACTAAGCAGCCGAATGCAAAAGGAAG GTAACTTGTGGCGTGAACTGTGGGAAACAGCCAAACCTGTACCAGCTGTTAAACAGGCTCCCCTCTTTGATGTGGATTTGGCTGT GGAGGGTATTCTGAATGACTTAGAAGACATCCCACCTGTTGAGCTTTTTGAACAATTGTTTATTTCTTTG CTTGGTTTGGGATTTGTAATGGCCGAGGCTAAACTCTCCTGTAACAATGATTTGTTAAAGATATTTTTGGAATGCAAAGACTATGTTGTTGTCACTTGTCAAGGAAAAATCTGGAGTGATAAAATGGATGATCTCTGCCAG TAG